A stretch of Rubinisphaera margarita DNA encodes these proteins:
- the rpmJ gene encoding 50S ribosomal protein L36, producing the protein MKVRASVKRICENCKIVRRKGRVYVICSSNPKHKQRQG; encoded by the coding sequence ATGAAGGTGAGGGCGAGCGTCAAGCGGATTTGCGAGAATTGCAAGATCGTCCGTCGCAAAGGTCGTGTTTACGTCATCTGTTCGTCGAATCCGAAGCACAAGCAGCGTCAGGGTTAG
- a CDS encoding NRAMP family divalent metal transporter: MQGSRKVLSRFGPAIIVAAVVLGPGSILTSSKVGCEFGYSLIWVILAAGLLMIGATALSARLGATLDHTPCQELAKSLGRPVSVFIGAVLFFVVAAFQSSNNIAVVAALDPLLPQESETLSAGQLNAMKAGLLILLNLVVVAALYGLSKLYQRLEQLMISLMLLMIIGFGINLLFARPSPVGIAQGLIPSIPGGSDVSSESLLAVLGLIGTTFSIAGAFYQAYLVKEKGWTKNELNIGLMDTITGITALGLTTIMIMSTSAAVLHGKIDPSQLQSVTDVAKQLQPLFGEWAAYLFVAGIFAGAFSSFFVNATIGGVLLSDGLGLGASLDQKWPKLFTVLALTAGMAVALAMVLADWNRVALIIVAQAMTVLGGPVLAASLLYLALSKGYRERVKAPAWMVTLMILGFIFVSIVAVQTARNVAQKVQTEFLSPAVVEEPEVEEPQLEQPLLPTPDPVGTTE; encoded by the coding sequence ATGCAAGGTTCTCGGAAGGTACTCAGCCGTTTCGGTCCCGCCATCATCGTTGCGGCTGTGGTCCTCGGACCCGGGAGTATTCTCACCAGTTCAAAAGTCGGCTGTGAGTTCGGCTATTCTCTCATCTGGGTCATTCTCGCGGCTGGTCTGCTGATGATCGGAGCCACCGCTCTCTCGGCTCGCCTCGGAGCCACGCTCGATCACACCCCCTGCCAGGAACTCGCGAAAAGCCTGGGGCGACCGGTTTCGGTTTTCATTGGCGCGGTGCTCTTCTTTGTTGTCGCCGCGTTTCAGTCCAGCAATAACATCGCCGTCGTCGCCGCGTTGGATCCGCTGCTGCCGCAGGAATCCGAGACGCTTTCGGCTGGCCAACTGAATGCCATGAAGGCGGGACTGCTCATCCTGCTTAATCTAGTCGTGGTCGCCGCTCTGTACGGATTGAGCAAACTCTACCAGCGTCTTGAACAGCTGATGATCTCGCTGATGCTGCTGATGATTATCGGCTTTGGAATCAACCTGCTCTTCGCCCGCCCTTCCCCGGTCGGCATCGCTCAGGGGTTGATCCCCAGTATTCCGGGCGGAAGCGACGTGAGCAGCGAATCTCTGCTCGCCGTTCTCGGACTGATCGGAACGACGTTCTCCATCGCCGGCGCCTTCTACCAGGCGTACCTCGTGAAGGAAAAAGGGTGGACGAAGAATGAGCTCAACATTGGGCTCATGGATACCATCACCGGAATCACGGCTCTCGGCCTGACGACGATTATGATTATGTCGACCTCGGCAGCCGTGCTGCATGGAAAGATTGATCCGTCGCAGCTGCAATCGGTCACCGATGTCGCCAAACAGCTGCAGCCGCTCTTCGGAGAATGGGCCGCCTATCTGTTTGTCGCCGGCATCTTCGCCGGAGCCTTCAGCTCGTTCTTCGTGAACGCGACCATCGGCGGCGTGCTGCTTTCCGATGGACTTGGACTGGGAGCATCGCTCGATCAGAAATGGCCGAAGCTGTTTACCGTCCTCGCACTGACAGCCGGAATGGCCGTGGCGCTCGCCATGGTGCTGGCCGACTGGAATCGGGTCGCGCTGATTATTGTCGCTCAGGCGATGACGGTTCTCGGCGGTCCTGTGCTGGCCGCTTCGCTGCTGTATCTGGCTCTGTCAAAGGGATATCGGGAACGTGTCAAAGCCCCGGCCTGGATGGTCACTCTGATGATCCTCGGTTTCATCTTCGTGAGCATCGTTGCCGTGCAGACGGCTCGGAATGTCGCCCAGAAAGTGCAGACGGAATTCCTCTCACCAGCCGTGGTCGAGGAACCCGAAGTTGAAGAACCGCAACTGGAACAACCGCTGCTGCCGACTCCGGATCCCGTGGGAACTACCGAGTAA
- a CDS encoding bL17 family ribosomal protein, which yields MRHRVRGRSLGRNASHRKAMFRNMAVSLITSVRTGGSGDYGAPKVAGRVITTTAKAKELRPFIEKLITMARKSRAMQQQADELKISAEKNSDEWREWRKSEGWQSWNQAQAPVLAMRRRAFSALRDNEAVDILFNELAERFESRDGGYTRIVKLAKPRLGDAGQQALIEFVGVHDRVATKSAAPVVVSDEEATTKEEPVADEVAPGGDEPGPKAEGEDEQTDEEKSE from the coding sequence ATGAGACATCGCGTTCGTGGCCGTTCACTGGGCCGTAATGCTTCGCATCGCAAGGCCATGTTCCGCAATATGGCGGTCAGCCTGATTACCTCCGTGCGGACTGGTGGAAGCGGCGATTACGGCGCTCCCAAGGTTGCCGGTCGGGTTATCACGACCACGGCCAAGGCGAAGGAACTGCGTCCGTTCATCGAAAAGCTGATCACGATGGCTCGCAAGTCGCGTGCAATGCAACAGCAGGCCGATGAGCTCAAGATCTCTGCGGAAAAGAATTCCGACGAGTGGCGTGAGTGGCGGAAGTCGGAAGGCTGGCAGTCGTGGAACCAGGCACAGGCTCCGGTTCTGGCCATGCGTCGTCGGGCCTTCTCGGCTCTTCGCGACAACGAAGCCGTCGACATCCTGTTCAATGAACTGGCTGAGCGATTCGAGTCTCGCGATGGTGGTTACACCCGTATCGTCAAGCTGGCCAAGCCGCGTCTGGGTGATGCCGGTCAGCAGGCTCTGATTGAGTTTGTTGGCGTGCACGATCGCGTCGCCACGAAGTCGGCTGCTCCGGTTGTCGTCAGCGATGAAGAAGCAACGACCAAAGAAGAACCAGTCGCTGATGAAGTCGCCCCCGGTGGCGATGAGCCGGGACCGAAGGCTGAAGGCGAAGACGAACAGACTGACGAAGAAAAGTCCGAGTAA
- the rpsK gene encoding 30S ribosomal protein S11, with product MAKVKKKRVRRNVTKAIAHIKATFNNTLVTITDTNGEVLCWAAAGTVGFKGSRKSTPFAAQRAAEVCVDRAKKFGVREMEVRVKGPGSGRESAITGLQSQGITIRMIEDVTPLPHNGCRPPKKRRV from the coding sequence GTGGCGAAGGTCAAAAAGAAGAGAGTGCGTCGCAATGTGACCAAAGCGATTGCACACATCAAGGCAACGTTCAACAACACGCTGGTGACCATTACCGACACCAACGGCGAGGTCCTGTGTTGGGCCGCCGCCGGAACCGTCGGTTTCAAGGGCAGCCGCAAGAGCACGCCATTCGCCGCCCAGCGGGCAGCGGAAGTCTGTGTGGATCGCGCCAAGAAGTTCGGCGTCCGTGAAATGGAAGTCCGCGTGAAGGGCCCGGGTTCGGGACGTGAAAGCGCCATCACCGGTCTGCAGTCGCAGGGCATCACGATTCGCATGATCGAAGACGTGACCCCGCTGCCGCACAACGGTTGCCGCCCTCCGAAGAAGCGCCGCGTCTGA
- a CDS encoding RbsD/FucU family protein, whose translation MLKHQLIHPEINAIIGRAGHHSKILIADGNYPASSTLGPNAELISLNLSPGLVTVSQVLKAILSAVPIDIVNTMGIPADDPYAAKGDPPVWDEYRQILKEAGSKVELEPIQKWDFYEAVASRDLVLTIQTADQALWANLLLSIGVRQPGE comes from the coding sequence ATGCTCAAGCATCAGCTGATTCACCCGGAAATCAATGCCATCATCGGCCGAGCCGGACATCACAGCAAGATTCTGATCGCCGATGGCAACTACCCGGCGTCGTCCACTCTCGGGCCGAACGCCGAACTGATCTCGTTGAATTTGTCGCCCGGCTTGGTGACGGTCTCGCAGGTGTTGAAGGCGATCCTGTCCGCCGTGCCGATCGATATCGTGAACACGATGGGAATCCCGGCCGATGATCCGTATGCTGCAAAGGGAGATCCTCCGGTCTGGGACGAGTATCGCCAGATCCTGAAAGAGGCCGGTTCCAAGGTCGAGCTCGAGCCGATTCAGAAGTGGGATTTCTACGAAGCCGTTGCTTCGCGCGATCTGGTGCTGACGATCCAGACTGCGGACCAGGCTCTCTGGGCCAACCTGTTGCTATCCATCGGTGTTCGTCAGCCAGGGGAGTAA
- the rpsM gene encoding 30S ribosomal protein S13, protein MPRVQGVDIPNNKPAYVSLTYLYGIGQHTAIEICRRLGVDPQMKAKDLNDDDIAQLNNLLDTEYVIEGQLRRQTQQHIARLREIQSYRGMRHRRGLPVRGQRTITNARTRKGVRKTVAGKKGVKDMKH, encoded by the coding sequence ATGCCTCGTGTCCAGGGTGTGGATATTCCGAACAACAAGCCGGCCTATGTCTCGTTGACCTATCTGTACGGGATTGGTCAGCACACGGCCATCGAGATCTGCCGTCGCCTCGGCGTCGATCCGCAGATGAAGGCCAAGGACCTGAACGACGACGACATCGCCCAGCTGAACAACCTGCTGGATACCGAGTACGTCATCGAAGGTCAGTTGCGTCGTCAGACTCAGCAGCACATCGCCCGTCTGCGGGAAATTCAGTCCTATCGCGGAATGCGACACCGTCGCGGTCTGCCTGTGCGTGGTCAGCGAACGATCACGAACGCTCGAACCCGTAAAGGGGTTCGTAAGACCGTCGCCGGTAAGAAGGGCGTCAAGGACATGAAGCACTAA
- a CDS encoding glycine C-acetyltransferase produces the protein MSQNFLNHIEAQLEEIRDAGLYKTERIIDSPQQMQIDVGGTSVLNLCANNYLGLSDHPDIVRAAQEALTRWGYGLSSVRFICGTQSIHKHLEDKLSEFLGTEDTILYTSCFDANGGLFETLLTAEDAIISDALNHASIIDGIRLCKAQRYRYANNDMADLEKQLQAAQSARFRLIATDGVFSMDGTIAKLDEICDLADRYEALVMVDDSHAVGFMGEQGRGTHEHLGVMDRIDILTGTLGKALGGASGGYTSGRGKIVELLRQRSRPYLFSNSVAPPIVATSITALDLLTTSTELRDRLMENTRYFREQMQQLGFTIVAGEHPIVPVMLGEAVLATQMAELLLARGIYVIGFSYPVVPKGQARIRTQVSAAHSREDLDFAIKQFGEVGRLLQII, from the coding sequence ATGTCACAGAACTTTCTGAATCACATTGAGGCTCAGCTCGAAGAGATTCGGGACGCCGGGTTGTATAAGACCGAACGGATCATCGACTCGCCGCAGCAGATGCAGATCGATGTCGGCGGGACTTCGGTGCTGAACCTGTGCGCGAACAACTACCTCGGCCTCTCCGATCATCCCGACATCGTGCGGGCCGCCCAGGAGGCGTTGACCCGCTGGGGTTACGGTCTCTCCTCGGTCCGTTTCATCTGCGGCACGCAGAGCATTCACAAGCATCTCGAAGATAAGCTCAGCGAGTTTCTCGGCACCGAGGACACGATCCTCTATACGTCGTGCTTCGATGCCAACGGCGGTCTGTTTGAAACTCTGCTCACGGCTGAAGACGCGATCATTTCCGATGCCCTCAATCACGCCAGCATCATTGATGGAATTCGCCTCTGCAAAGCTCAGCGATACCGTTACGCCAACAACGACATGGCCGATCTGGAGAAGCAGTTGCAGGCCGCTCAGTCCGCGCGGTTCCGCCTGATCGCAACAGATGGCGTGTTCTCCATGGATGGCACCATCGCGAAACTCGACGAGATCTGCGACCTCGCCGATCGCTATGAAGCCCTCGTGATGGTCGACGATTCTCACGCCGTCGGTTTTATGGGAGAGCAGGGGAGAGGGACCCACGAGCACCTTGGGGTGATGGATCGCATCGACATTCTGACCGGCACACTCGGGAAAGCTTTGGGCGGGGCGAGCGGCGGTTATACATCCGGTCGGGGAAAGATCGTTGAACTTCTCCGGCAGCGATCGCGGCCGTATCTGTTCTCGAACTCGGTCGCTCCGCCAATTGTCGCCACCTCAATCACGGCACTCGACCTGCTCACGACATCGACTGAACTGCGCGACCGGCTGATGGAGAACACACGCTACTTCCGCGAACAGATGCAGCAACTCGGCTTCACCATCGTCGCCGGGGAACATCCGATTGTCCCAGTCATGCTTGGCGAAGCAGTTCTCGCGACGCAAATGGCCGAGCTTCTACTGGCCCGCGGTATCTATGTGATTGGCTTTTCCTATCCGGTGGTGCCGAAAGGACAGGCTCGGATTCGCACGCAGGTCTCCGCTGCCCATTCCCGAGAGGACCTCGATTTCGCCATCAAACAGTTCGGTGAAGTCGGCCGGTTACTGCAGATCATTTGA
- a CDS encoding DNA-directed RNA polymerase subunit alpha: MRIRWRGLELPNRLVIDRETATPTYGKFIAEPFERGFGSTIGNSLRRILLSSLEGSSITRVKIQGAQHEFTSIPGVVEDVTDICLNLKSLIVKSYAAGPKTIRVERHTRGVVTGADIITDDQVEVVNKDMIIATMTDDVPLSMELTVENGRGYIPAGEHFEKDPEVGVIPLDALYSPVERVRFAVEETRVGQRTNYDKLILEIWTNGTVSPEMALVESAKIMRKHLNPFITYREPGPEVSPEGGLRGMAESTGHSPIDLELEEKLNQSLAELNLSVRATNCLESEGIVTVRDLVTKSEDQLLQVRNFGETTLVEVRERLQSIGLRMGMKLPRRQVSVKD, from the coding sequence ATGCGAATTCGCTGGCGCGGATTGGAATTGCCCAATCGACTGGTCATCGACCGTGAGACCGCAACCCCCACTTATGGCAAGTTCATTGCAGAGCCGTTCGAACGGGGCTTCGGTTCGACGATCGGAAACAGCCTGCGTCGAATTCTGCTCTCCTCGCTGGAAGGCAGCTCGATTACTCGCGTGAAGATCCAGGGAGCTCAGCACGAGTTCACCTCGATCCCAGGCGTGGTCGAAGACGTGACGGACATCTGTCTGAACCTGAAGTCGCTGATCGTGAAGAGCTACGCAGCCGGCCCGAAGACGATTCGTGTCGAGCGACACACTCGTGGTGTCGTGACTGGTGCGGACATCATTACCGACGACCAGGTTGAAGTTGTCAACAAAGACATGATCATCGCCACGATGACGGACGATGTTCCGCTGTCGATGGAACTGACGGTTGAGAACGGTCGTGGATACATCCCGGCTGGCGAGCACTTCGAGAAAGACCCGGAAGTCGGTGTCATTCCCCTGGATGCTCTTTATTCTCCGGTCGAGCGTGTTCGTTTCGCGGTTGAAGAAACCCGCGTCGGTCAGCGAACCAACTACGACAAGCTGATCCTTGAGATCTGGACGAACGGCACGGTTTCTCCGGAAATGGCTCTGGTCGAATCGGCCAAGATCATGCGGAAGCACCTGAATCCGTTCATCACCTACCGCGAGCCGGGTCCGGAAGTTTCTCCGGAAGGCGGTCTGCGTGGAATGGCCGAGTCGACGGGACACTCACCGATCGATCTCGAGCTGGAAGAGAAGCTGAATCAGTCACTGGCTGAACTGAACCTGTCTGTCCGGGCGACCAACTGCCTGGAATCGGAAGGCATCGTCACCGTTCGCGACCTCGTCACGAAATCGGAAGATCAGCTGCTGCAGGTTCGTAACTTCGGCGAAACCACTCTGGTGGAAGTCCGCGAACGTCTGCAGAGTATTGGTCTGCGGATGGGCATGAAGCTTCCCCGGCGCCAGGTGAGCGTGAAAGACTAA
- the ilvB gene encoding biosynthetic-type acetolactate synthase large subunit: MATAEETKTRQAQLNGAEIMIQALIHQQAKFVFAYPGGASMPLHQALRKFRDEIRTILPRHEQGGAFAAQGVSRTSDTVGVCMATSGPGATNLVTSIADAKLDSVPLIAITGQVTQNVIGSDAFQETPMVEVCRAITKHHYMITNINDVARIVKEAFHIATTGRPGPVLIDFPKDVQLDALPADEVDLDPPMNLPGYRPELPDVATEQINQIVAAIRRSKKPILYVGGGCILSGASEELKKFAEKAQIPVAMTVMGLGAFPGSHDLSLHMLGMHGTVYANKAIDEADLLLAFGVRFDDRVTGKLDEFAKHGKIVHVDIDPSEIHKNKEAHIPVVGDVKQVLHRLNETLSDSDIPETDAWHEKIKGWKEAYPLKYADYQSEIPQQHAIQTLWKMTRERNPYVAVGVGQHQMWTAQYFKFDEPRHWLSSSGLGTMGFGLPAAMGVAAAYPNELVIDIDGDGSFQMNIQELGTLVCENLPVKMMLLNNQHLGMVVQWEDRFMEGRRAHTYLGPVHKPEALGDGTGIVGDEIYPDFVTIAKGYGIAGQRVREKKDLEAAIQTMIDHEGPYLLEVICPYQEHVLPMIPSGKTVRDIITE; this comes from the coding sequence GTGGCTACAGCAGAAGAAACCAAAACACGGCAGGCGCAATTGAACGGCGCTGAAATCATGATTCAGGCGCTCATTCATCAGCAGGCCAAGTTTGTATTCGCCTACCCGGGCGGGGCCAGCATGCCACTGCACCAGGCTCTCCGGAAATTCCGCGACGAGATCCGCACAATTCTGCCGCGACATGAGCAGGGCGGTGCCTTCGCCGCTCAGGGTGTCTCCCGGACGAGCGACACTGTTGGTGTCTGTATGGCAACCAGCGGCCCCGGGGCGACGAACCTGGTGACGTCCATCGCCGATGCTAAGCTCGACAGTGTGCCACTGATCGCGATCACCGGTCAGGTGACCCAGAACGTGATCGGCAGCGATGCGTTCCAGGAAACGCCGATGGTCGAAGTCTGTCGGGCCATCACCAAACATCACTACATGATCACGAACATCAACGATGTCGCCCGCATTGTGAAGGAAGCCTTTCACATCGCGACGACCGGACGCCCTGGCCCGGTTCTGATCGACTTCCCGAAGGACGTTCAGCTCGACGCACTCCCGGCCGACGAAGTCGATCTCGATCCGCCAATGAATCTGCCCGGTTATCGTCCGGAACTTCCGGATGTCGCCACCGAGCAGATCAACCAGATCGTCGCCGCGATTCGTCGTTCCAAGAAGCCGATTCTGTATGTCGGTGGGGGCTGTATTCTCTCCGGTGCGTCCGAAGAGCTGAAGAAGTTCGCCGAGAAGGCTCAGATCCCGGTCGCGATGACCGTGATGGGACTGGGAGCGTTTCCGGGCTCTCATGATCTTTCGCTGCACATGCTGGGCATGCACGGTACGGTGTACGCCAACAAGGCGATCGATGAAGCCGACCTGCTGCTCGCCTTCGGTGTTCGTTTCGACGATCGAGTAACCGGCAAGCTGGACGAGTTCGCGAAGCACGGAAAGATCGTCCACGTCGATATCGATCCCTCCGAAATTCACAAGAACAAGGAAGCTCACATTCCGGTTGTCGGCGATGTGAAGCAGGTCCTGCACCGTCTCAATGAGACGCTGAGCGATTCGGATATCCCGGAGACAGACGCCTGGCACGAGAAGATTAAAGGCTGGAAAGAGGCTTATCCGCTGAAGTACGCCGATTACCAGAGCGAGATTCCGCAGCAGCATGCGATCCAGACGCTGTGGAAGATGACCCGCGAACGGAATCCGTATGTGGCCGTCGGTGTCGGTCAGCATCAGATGTGGACCGCTCAGTACTTCAAGTTCGATGAGCCGCGTCACTGGCTGAGTTCGTCGGGACTCGGCACGATGGGCTTCGGTTTGCCGGCGGCCATGGGTGTGGCGGCTGCTTACCCGAACGAACTGGTCATCGATATCGATGGTGATGGCTCGTTCCAGATGAATATTCAGGAACTCGGAACGCTCGTCTGCGAGAACCTGCCAGTCAAGATGATGCTGCTCAACAACCAGCACCTCGGCATGGTGGTGCAGTGGGAAGACCGGTTCATGGAAGGTCGCCGGGCCCACACTTACCTCGGCCCGGTTCACAAGCCGGAAGCATTGGGTGACGGCACAGGGATCGTCGGCGATGAAATCTATCCCGACTTCGTGACGATCGCCAAAGGCTACGGCATCGCCGGCCAGCGGGTTCGCGAGAAGAAAGATCTCGAAGCCGCCATTCAGACCATGATCGATCACGAGGGTCCGTATCTGCTCGAAGTCATCTGCCCGTATCAGGAGCACGTGCTGCCGATGATTCCGAGCGGCAAGACCGTGCGGGATATCATCACCGAGTAA
- the cobA gene encoding uroporphyrinogen-III C-methyltransferase, protein MQSAPGKVYLVGGGPGDPGLISLKGLRCLQEADFILYDGLVNPLLLRHTRAHAERTARADSAGRRTLQQEQINEKLVEEALKGKIVVRLKGGDPYIFGRGSEEAEALAAHGIEFEVVPGITAATAAAEYAGFSLTHRDKASAVCLITGHEDPTKPESALDFPLLARFPGTLVFYMGLHRLQHIAETLIQEGMSPQMPAAIVTKASTPSQRVVVDELARLPQRVLEEELSPPSLIIVGECVQMRDRIKWFELKSLFGKRIGITRPAAQAEPQIQAAVERGAEPVLMPMLEIAPAQECTELDEAIAKACTFDWLIFTSANGVEHFFRRAWELGRDTRCLGAAKIACIGSSTAEALQEFRLRADLVPESYCSEGLAEALIATGTRGPVLWPRADRGREVITDSLHDAGIPLETVVAYRHVDAEQLPEQAQRLLDQGDLDWIALSSPAIARRLAALLPESARSRTRIAAISPITATAAEEAGLTVDVTATEFTWDGIFAAIETAEQKA, encoded by the coding sequence ATGCAGTCCGCTCCGGGAAAAGTGTATCTGGTAGGGGGCGGCCCCGGTGACCCCGGCCTCATTTCACTCAAAGGGCTTCGCTGTCTGCAGGAAGCTGATTTCATCCTTTACGATGGACTCGTCAATCCTCTCCTCCTCCGACACACCCGGGCCCACGCCGAACGAACCGCCCGCGCCGACAGTGCCGGTCGCCGCACCCTGCAGCAGGAACAGATCAACGAAAAACTGGTCGAAGAAGCCCTGAAAGGGAAGATCGTCGTCCGACTCAAGGGGGGCGATCCCTACATCTTCGGCCGTGGCAGCGAAGAAGCGGAAGCTCTGGCCGCTCACGGGATCGAATTCGAAGTCGTCCCCGGAATCACGGCTGCCACCGCGGCCGCCGAATACGCCGGCTTTTCCCTGACTCATCGGGACAAAGCCTCCGCAGTCTGTCTGATCACCGGTCACGAAGATCCCACCAAACCGGAATCGGCTCTCGATTTCCCGCTGCTGGCCCGCTTCCCCGGGACACTGGTGTTCTACATGGGCCTGCACCGGTTGCAACACATCGCCGAGACACTCATTCAGGAGGGGATGTCCCCTCAGATGCCGGCGGCGATCGTCACGAAAGCCTCAACGCCCAGTCAGCGAGTTGTGGTCGATGAACTGGCCAGGCTCCCTCAACGCGTGCTCGAAGAAGAACTCTCGCCCCCGTCGCTGATTATCGTCGGGGAGTGCGTCCAGATGCGCGATCGCATCAAGTGGTTCGAGCTGAAATCACTCTTCGGCAAACGAATCGGCATCACTCGTCCGGCCGCTCAGGCCGAACCGCAGATCCAGGCGGCCGTCGAGCGTGGCGCAGAGCCCGTTCTGATGCCAATGCTCGAAATCGCACCTGCCCAGGAATGCACCGAGCTCGACGAAGCCATCGCAAAGGCCTGTACCTTCGACTGGCTCATCTTCACCTCAGCCAACGGCGTCGAACATTTCTTCCGCCGCGCCTGGGAACTGGGGCGGGACACGCGCTGCCTCGGAGCAGCGAAGATCGCCTGCATCGGGTCATCGACAGCTGAAGCTCTGCAGGAATTCCGACTGCGGGCCGATCTCGTTCCTGAATCGTATTGCTCGGAAGGACTGGCGGAAGCACTCATCGCCACCGGAACCCGAGGGCCAGTCCTATGGCCGCGAGCCGACCGAGGGCGTGAAGTCATTACCGATTCGCTGCACGACGCCGGAATCCCTCTCGAAACCGTCGTCGCTTATCGCCATGTCGATGCCGAACAACTCCCCGAACAGGCTCAACGACTACTCGATCAGGGAGACCTCGACTGGATCGCGCTGAGCAGTCCCGCCATTGCCCGCCGTCTGGCGGCTCTTCTTCCGGAATCGGCCCGCAGCCGGACTCGCATCGCCGCCATCAGCCCCATCACGGCTACAGCAGCCGAAGAAGCCGGACTGACAGTCGACGTCACCGCCACGGAATTCACGTGGGATGGAATCTTCGCCGCCATTGAGACAGCCGAGCAAAAGGCCTGA
- the map gene encoding type I methionyl aminopeptidase codes for MIILKSRREIDRMRQAGLLVSEAHQLIASMVRPGIRTRDIDRAVEKLFDKHGAIPLFKGVPGPVPFPSVCCISVNEEIVHGIPGTRKLEAGDIVSVDTGCKLNGWCGDSAWTYPVGEVDDEKRLLLKVGEETLNLAIEQMAKCRWWSEVATQMEEHVASYGFSSVVDFVGHGIGREMHEDPQVPHYMDDETVEKDFELKPGLVIAVEPMVNAGTEELFLSKDHWTVFTRDHRPSVHFEHTVAMTADGPEILTPRLA; via the coding sequence GTGATCATTCTCAAGAGTCGACGCGAAATCGACCGGATGCGACAGGCGGGGTTACTCGTTTCTGAAGCACATCAGTTGATCGCTTCTATGGTCCGTCCGGGCATTCGCACTCGCGATATCGATCGGGCGGTTGAGAAGCTGTTCGATAAGCATGGGGCGATTCCCTTGTTCAAAGGGGTTCCCGGGCCGGTTCCGTTTCCGTCGGTCTGCTGCATTTCTGTCAATGAGGAAATCGTGCACGGCATCCCGGGGACCAGGAAACTGGAAGCCGGAGATATCGTGAGCGTGGACACCGGCTGCAAACTGAACGGCTGGTGTGGAGATTCGGCCTGGACCTATCCGGTCGGAGAGGTCGACGATGAGAAGCGTTTGCTGCTCAAAGTCGGAGAAGAGACACTGAACCTGGCTATCGAACAGATGGCGAAGTGTCGGTGGTGGAGTGAAGTCGCCACGCAGATGGAGGAGCACGTAGCGAGCTACGGGTTTTCTTCGGTGGTCGACTTTGTGGGGCACGGCATCGGACGCGAGATGCATGAAGATCCGCAGGTGCCTCACTACATGGATGATGAGACAGTCGAGAAGGATTTCGAGCTGAAGCCTGGTCTGGTGATCGCCGTCGAACCGATGGTGAATGCGGGGACAGAAGAGCTGTTTCTCTCGAAAGATCACTGGACTGTCTTTACGCGGGATCATCGACCGAGTGTGCACTTCGAGCACACCGTCGCGATGACGGCTGACGGGCCTGAAATCCTCACGCCGCGACTCGCCTGA
- a CDS encoding ASCH domain-containing protein: MNLELDRERIALGIRQPWAELILQGRKTIEVRSRPTNVRGPIYIYTSQKISRDPLARESIERFGLDPSKLVYGRIIGEVTIADCRRSDSDDSDASCIPTSALQNHFAWELTNPVRFEEPQLPKFLPYGVWFYPFRRKTT; encoded by the coding sequence ATGAACTTGGAACTCGATCGGGAACGGATCGCACTGGGAATTCGGCAACCGTGGGCAGAATTGATTCTGCAGGGACGGAAGACGATTGAAGTCCGTTCCCGGCCCACGAATGTTCGGGGCCCGATCTATATCTACACGTCGCAGAAGATCTCCCGCGATCCGTTGGCGCGGGAGTCGATCGAACGGTTTGGACTCGATCCTTCGAAGCTGGTCTATGGGCGAATCATCGGCGAAGTCACCATCGCGGACTGCCGCCGCTCCGACTCGGACGACTCCGACGCCTCCTGCATTCCGACGTCCGCACTGCAAAACCACTTCGCCTGGGAACTGACGAACCCGGTCCGCTTTGAAGAACCCCAGCTCCCCAAGTTTCTTCCGTACGGCGTCTGGTTCTATCCGTTTCGTCGCAAGACGACGTAG